A segment of the Pieris brassicae chromosome 10, ilPieBrab1.1, whole genome shotgun sequence genome:
TACAAGTCAAAAGAACGAACGACGAATTTAGTTTCTGTCAGACAGgcaacataaaataaactagaATATAATGGATTGAGTTTACAGATTATCCCCAATTGTATGGTTGAGATTACACGTCTTATTATtctcaataattttattatcagattagatgttttttacaaattataacaatagatAAAGTCCAGGGTTTTTTAAGGAGTACCGCGAGGGTGGCTATTAACCTGTCGTTAGGTTATAGGATCTTCTGGATTCGTTAAGACAAGCCGGGGCGTCTTATGGGCCTTTTTTGTTGACGAACTAATGGGTTAGGATAGTTTTTGGTCTTGTCGAAATGGTGTTTGAatgccaacttcatccattgggctattgTAGAAAGCACCAGGTCaaggtggagatcgacgttctTCCCGTAGAAGGGCGCTTAAATCACATCCGGGCCTTTACCCAGTGGATGTGGAACGGAGTAAAGGTGTAAGTCAAGAGAcatctatatttgttttaatttcaatgCCGCACGCGAAAAATGAACAGCCCGCGCAAATTAGAGCTCGGTGCGGAAATTATCTACagtactaaattatttattattatttagtttagaaaatatacttACATTCAGCAAGTATTAATGTCCTTTTAAGTGAGCACGAAATCACGGTGAACATGCTGTAGAAGTTGGCATCACGGGCTACCACAAGGTAAGTAGTAGATATAGTAACGAGAGATGTTCCAACTATGACTTTGGCCGACTAGTCGATTGCAAAAATGCAGACGAATCGTCCAACTAGTCAAGATAATGGCTTTTTTGAGACGTAACGTTTACAACTAATTTGCAGCAACCGCTCCCTCACTCGCGCTGTTTCagaaaatgtattgtttacTTCGCATTTTAACTTCGTTTTTCGTTTAGACAGAGGATCACATCACCATTAAGTTCTATTTCTATCTACACCATTCATCATAGAATATCTAAAGAATAGCATGAGTGATGACGAAAATTATAACGGCAATGATCTACATACTGCAGGTATTGATGAGAACGATTGAGTGTCAAACGAATTTTGGCATcaagaaaaatttatttgaatgtgATGTGTGTGTCACAGCAGTTCACTGACGGcacttttattgtttgttactATACCAGTGGTATTTTAGTCCATTCCGTTCTATTCTTCTCCATCTCTTCGGCGGACCATTTGCCTATCACTTTACTTGTCTTACTTATCTTTTctcattttttattcttataatgTGCCCTATAGATGAGATGTGTAAAATGCAAATCTCACCGTAGACTGTAACATGCCACGAGACGCGAAACCGAAGTGCGTTCACTGTTCCGAGTCACATCCAGCTAATTACAAAGAAACGAGCAAATCTGTAAAACCAGCAAAATTGGTTTCAAAGACTGTGTCCTTTGCTCAAATAACTAAAGGTCCCAAGACTTTATCCTCAACACAACAAAATGAGGCCACTAACACAGGCATAGGTAAAAAATTAACACCATACTTTCATTATTGACATCATTTTATGAGAGACTTAAAAAACTAGAAAGCGGTACCAAAATAGCAGCTTCTAATCGTCTTAAGAAATGatttccttaaaaataatGGCATGGAATGCTAATGTCCTTTTAAAACACCAAAGAGAACTTCATAAAGAAgagaagcgataaagtgcgaataaagtgattacaagtgctaaagtactgtgtgaagtgtgcataagtgaagtaataagtgattgtttttgtgtgttataagtgcatctttgcaattaatttatgcccataaattcctcattgattttttaagaaataaacccttgaagaaatctacggcattttctatccgatcccctagctcgtaacaatgtAATTCTAAAACATGAAAACATTGACATCTGCTTGGTATCGGAAACACATTTAACCAGGGAGTCATACATTCAACTGAACGGATATAAAGCCTACCTAGCCCTTCACCCAAGTAATAAATCAAGTGGGGGAAGTACAGTTATAATAAGGACAACACCACGAGgtctttaaatatgaaaaagatCATATTCAGGCTGTGGCTGTGAGCCTATCAATGATGCGGTGTCCATTAACAATATCAAGCCACTGCCCACCAAGACATGCACTTAAGTACAACCAGTACAAAACCCTGCCAGAAAGTCTAGGAAATAGATTTGTGTTGGGAGGTGATTTCAATGCAAAACATACCTACTGGGGATCAAGATTAATTTCgactaaagaaaaataactgtTTAATGCTATGAAAGATTTAAGATGTGAAGCAATTTCGACAGGAAAGCCTACATGACACTGGCCAGCAGACcactacagaaaataaaatatctgatCTACTCTCATCTGATCAGTAGTCAGAAGTCTGATCAGACTTCTTCATATTTAGAGAAGTATCACTAAATGTTCTCCAAATAGAGGAAACCTATGACATGAACTCTGAAAGCGAAATCTAAATCCATCTCTAGTGAACCCGCATACGGACTGGGACAGCTTCAAAACTCATCTTGAAAATATGGTAGACCTAAGAATAGCTTTAAAGACTGAGGAACAATtagaagtaaataaatttacaaagaacaTTCAACAAGCTGTTTGGAGCAATACtccaaaatttaagaaaaaggtaCAAAACAACTACTTCCCAGAAGAGATTACTTGATTCATTTGATAAAGACAAAACGAACTCAAAGAAAAAGGTGGTATTCCACAGGATGTCCTGAAGACAAAAAAACATCTGAATAACCTCAACTGAGGAGaaagattaaaatacataaagatacttcaataaagagaTACCTACACCAATTTACTTCTGATGGTTCCACCAACTACTCCATCTGGAAAGCAATAGGAAATATCAAAAAACCTACAACACATATTCTTCCCTCACGAGAGTCGAATGGGAATTGGGCTGCAAGTGACATACAAATAACTAGGAGGTGTGCTGATCATCTAGAAGATATATTTCAAATCGATGAAGAAGAAACACTTGACTTCGCGGAAATATCATTAGAAGAACTAACGATAGTCACACCAAAGGAAGTTTTAAGTGAAATTCAatgtttaactaaaaaaaatgcgCCAAAATTTGACTTAATTACGGGTGAGGTGCTACAGCATCTCCCTCGTAAAGTCGTAATTAAAATGACAATATAATCCTAGCCATTCGGTGATTTCTTTTACATGAAAGTTtcgaaaataaacaaataaagcttctactttttgtttttagattatattttgcATATAGTCAACaagtttaacataatttttgatgGTTATGCATCTGTTGTTCATAGTTTTTATCGAGATTTGACTGACATgttaaaaacaacattaagTTGCTACATAAAAAGCAGCTACATTCATGCCACTACTATTTAGGACATAGATCCTAAAAGTAACATCAATTTCGTAGAATTACACGAGATATACTCAAGTATAAAAGTATCTAATGAAATAACGCTGTTAAGAAATCAACCAAGTAACAGTAGTATCGTAATCAGAGACTTTTTAAAAAGGTGTCAAAGCTTTTGGATAAACTTATGTACTCAACTTAAATGTCGACTTCCCATtaatgagaaaatattttacgagtAGGTTTCATAAACACACAAGTAGCGGcttatgaaaattttacatCTGTTATCAGCGTTATGGACAGGTTTCCGAACATTACTACAAATGATACAATAAGACAATTAATTGACGATGAATATCGTCAAATTAAGTATGATTCAGAGATACAAAACCTGATGTGTGGTTCTAGTAGTAGCACCAGTGCTGTAAATGTTGAACAGTTTTGGAGCAAATTAAGTTGCATTGTTAATAGTAGCAATGTTCCAAAGTACAACAATTTgacaaattttgtaaaatgtctAAAATGCATACCCATTTCAAACGCTGAATGcgaaataattttttcaaaagttaatcatgtattaactaaataaagaaACAGGTTTCCAGCTAAACATATTGCGTGCCTGTTCCATGCTAAGCAAGGTCTAAGTGAAGGGAGTGTAGATTATATCTCATTTGACCCATCGAAAGAAATGGTAAAAATAATCCGTCGAATACTgactatttgtaataaaacttattgtaaatattttcatatgtcTGCAAAATGAAGGTgtgtaattgttaaaattaaaaaaagtaactgataataagtgttttcattatttttttcctcttctactttttattttagtagatCGCCATTTAGTAAAACGGTCACACTGATCATACACGTCACACGAACATATACccacataaaacatttaaatgttttaatagaaatttcCTTGTTTTGCAGGCACTAATGCTGCTGTTGAAAGGGTATTTTCACTAGGGACGCAACTTTCTGTAAAAAACATTATCTGCTGTCTTAACAGTCAAATTTTATATGCAAAATGAAAGTTGTTTGGATGTGGCTACATTATTAGCCGTACATCCTGATTTAGCAAAAAATCCACTCccaaagaaaaatgtttttaatagaaaataaagtttttattgctttttcttctttttttacCTTTGAAAAACTTGCAAATACTTTTTGAACAAAAAATAGTTGGTAACCTTAGatctatgaaaaatatttctctaCAAGAAACATCCACATTTAAGTATCAAAATATCAATACTCTATAATATGTTGTTTCTACCAGTAACAAAATAGAACCCATACATAAAATGGTGATAAAATGATTAGAAttcaatatgtaataaaaaatatatttatttaaataagatacCAATGTTGGCATAGTTTCGGCATGCAAGTCACCTTTGAGTTCATGCGTGCGAATTGCGCCTATGCACCAGtggatttttctttttgtgtGTGCAACACATGATAAggaaaaccggcatgcctaAGACTCAAAAATCAACGGCGTGAGTGAGGCACAGGTGACCAATCAACTTACTTgcttattgataaaaataaatgatcacaaATCACATACAAAAATCAAGGCATGTAATAGTacaactagtttttttttaaaaataacaataaaatataatataaagcatttttgaaataaatgttcatgttagtatattatatagccATTTTTCAAAGTTATGAGTCCATTTACTTTGGAAGACATAAGAGATATGTGTACAATCTTTTTATACAGGCTGCACATCTTGCAAGCCCGTGAactgtaaaatatgtatttaaatttattactggTGTATTTACgcaccttcagctattaaaATTTGGAACAACCACATGATCCATGTCAGCAATTCTATTatcacaatataatttataaatatagcacCATTTATTGCTTATACcttaaatctttataatttttttcaatagttacaaaatgcaatataatattacatggagacattcattattatttactataatagtAACTTATACAACTTGTAGAGTAGCTTATTCcccataataataactaaaatcacAATCAACACAAATTtcatcaacaaaaatatataaaattgtatggaTCCTAAGATATTAATCATTGTACATCCCATCCAATAAAAAATCCATTCTTTTATAATGTCGGTTTTTCCAAGCATCTTGACCTCTCTTTAGAGCCATGTATCCAACAACTGCAAACATTGGTACAACTAATATAGTTATTACAATAGGCATAACAAGATCAGGATGACTGTTttcatgcattttttttactttggcATCTGGTTGGAATTCAATTTTTTCACTCAACTTGTCCAAAATTTGTGATGAAAGTACAGTAGGCTTATGTACTATTGTTTCATTATGCTTTTCTTCAATTTGCAACCCACTTTTGTTTGAAATAGGTTTAAGAGTGTTTGTGGAATTGGAATTTTCATCTAGTGTGATCATATCACCACTGGAAAGTGAATCTTGCTCATTACTTGTATTTTCTTCGAGGTGATATTTGACACCTTTTCGTGGAACTACTgaattggttttatttttcactAGTTCTGTATCTAAATTTATCACCATAGAGTTATTTTCTTTTGGTAAAGTGACTGTTGTGTTTGTTAGAGGGCCACCCTCACTCgcaattaataactttttgttCAAGTGCTGTGGTAAGTTGGgaagtaatttaatatcttttgaAGTGGTTATAATTTGTTCGGagtacacaatgtttgtaaaaagcagaaataaatatacgcCACAAAATAGTCGAATAAGAGTCATCTTtggttattataaaacaaaaaagtgaCTACCACTtactaaaaaattattaaaaactgattaaaatatatataaaaagctacaaaataaaataattattataaaaataaaagttacgcTGTTTACCTACGCCATCACAACAATTGACGTTAAAATGTAAAGTCGTGTTAAGTGTTAACACCGAGACTCGACGTGGTCATCTGTCAGCCGTCAGAGTTCATAAGTCATAACTCAATACAGGAATtgacaattaacatttaacttCAATCATACATTAATGTCAATTAAAGTAAACCTTGACAAATTTGACTTTCAAAGGACatgtctaataataaaaatattacgattgtGCGTTTTAtgagatttttattatgttttatattttattataggcGCGTTGTGCGGTGTTAAATTATGAAGTAGAGATTTAAAGTCATtactcaattattattttttacgatGCGAACTCGTAGTAATTCTGGTGTACGGTTAGATTACTACCAGAGAATTGTACATAAGTTAATTCTTGACCACCAGCAGCCTGTGACTGGCTTGTTTCCAGCTAGCCCTCATAACGATCACGCTTGGATAAGGGACAATTTGTATTGCATATTAGCAGTATGGGGTCTTTCTATGGCCTTTAAGAAAATAGCAGATCAAGATGAAGATCGGGCCAAAACTTATGAGTTGGAACAAAGCTGTGTAAAGCTTATGAGAGGCAAgagtaacatatataaatagttttgcaaaattttattaagacaatattttctagaatatattttatttttaggtctTCTTATGGCTATGATgcaacaaaaagaaaaagttgAGAAATTTAAGAGTACCCAAAATCCATTAGATTCTCTTCATGCTAAATATTCTTCAATCACGGGTCGTAATGTTGTTACAGACACAGAATGGGGTCATTTGCAAATTGATGCCATTTCCCTTTACCTCCTTGTCCTAGCACAAATGACAGCATCTGGGCTGCAAATTGTATTTTCACTTGATGAAGTAGCCTTCATTCAAAacttagttttttatattgaatcaGCTTATTGTACACCTGATTATGGAATTTGGGAAAGGGGTGATAAAACAAATCATGGTCTCCCTGAACTGAATGCTAGTTCGATTGGAATGGCTAAAGCAGCATTGGAGGCAATGAATGAGTTGGATTTGTTTGGAGCTCGAGGTGGTCCATCTAGTGTGATTCACGTTTTAGCAGATGAAGCGCAAAAATGTCAGGCAGTATTGCAATCCATGCTGCCTAGAGAATCTAATAGTAAAGAATTAGATTCAGGGCTTCTCTCCATTATAAGCTATCCAGCATTTGCTGTTGATGACCCATATTTAATAGCAAAAACAAGGGAAACTATTGTAACTAAATTGCAAGGGAAATATGGCTGCAAAAGATTTCTGAGAGATGGCCATAAAACACCTAGAGAAGATCCTAATAGACTTTATTATGAGCCTTGGGAATTGAGAATGTTTGAAAACATTGAGTGTGAATGGCCCCTGTTTTtctgttatttaataatggaCTATTGCTTCCAAggtgataaaaataatgtctctgaATATATGCAAAAGTTAGAAATGATTATGATAAGAAAGGATGAAGGTATGAAGCTGGTGCCAGAGTTGTATTCTGTGCCAGCAGATAAGGCACATTTGGAGCAAAGTGAGCCTGGCAGTCAGGAAAGGATTCCTCTTGGGAGGTGTCCGTTCATTTGGGCTCAATCATTATATATTCTTGGAAAACTGTTACAGGAAGTGAGTATATATTTCCGATCACATCTGCCTAACCAATTCCATGgagttgtttatattttataattatttaatagatgagtcggtcagtttcgtCACTTTCGCGTCAACATACAGCCAGAGGTTAGAAAGGTCCGTTCCTTGAAGCGTCGATATTAGTGATGTCAAAGAGCGCAGAGAGTTGCCTCTCTGGTTGTGCCTGCTcatttggctgaagcccgaaagcaacggCATGCTACTCCCACTAGTAAAAGGGTTGActgaaataacctctgtcatGGGTTGCATCAATGGGTcgtattttcttttaactaTTATGCTATGCTGTATATAAACGACTTTTGTCTTTTACAGGGTTTTCTTGCCGTCGGCGAGTTGGATCCATTGAACAGAAGGTTATGTTCAGAAAAAAAACCAGACGTTGTAGTGCAAATAGTCATATTGGCTGAGGATAATGAGATCAGAGACAAGTTAATGGAGTATGACCTACACGTTCAAACCATTAATGAAGTAGCTCCCATTGAAGTCCAGCCAGCGAGAGTGCTGAGTCATCTTTATACTTACTTAGGTAttgcaattaaatatttactaaaatgcTGGCCGATGGTAAAGCGGTTTTTGGTTAAAtttttagaaacaaaataaGTACGATTATGTTAACCTAATGATAGATTGCCTGCTTTTAAACTTTTACAATGTCtttcaaactttttatatgtaaaccCGAAACCAGGCAAATGGTACATTTTactgataatattttgtttgaaaagaCTTAGTTCACGCCATCCAGTTACCTATAGTCCTCTCTGTTCACATTTTCTGTCCTTATCGCACCAATTCCCTAAACACCACTTTGTCTCTTGGCATCTTCAAGTGTAGGAGGAGGGGAACATTCTACATGCTCCTGCGCCTTAGAGAAGACTTAACGCTTCGTTAGCTTACGCTTCGTTAGCTTACGCTTCCTATTTGTAtacttatacttttatttgtggTCTTCTCCCACGGAGACAGGTGAAGAGACGGACGGAAGACTATAGGTGTGTGGTGTTTCCATATTTTTACGCCGCATTCCACTTGCCCCTCGGCCTACTTTTCTTCGTCTTCGCCGCTCCAGacttaaaggaaaatattatcGATCAAATAATACTATGTAATATTTGATCCAgtgttttacattaaaatgagAGTTATAATAGTCGTACGTATATGTTTTTAGGTAGAAACAAAAAGTTGGGTTTGTCGGGAAGAAAATCGCGGGACGTGGGAATATTAAGTACGAGCAAGCTTTATTCACTCAACGATAGAATCTTTGCTTTCACGCCTCAGGTGAGTGACAAAAAGCTTtgaaaacatgttttaattcctttacaaaattattagcGACATTGTTTTGTTCGATAGTTCTCTGATATGAAGCGTTTCTACATAGCGTCTGACTATGAACTGATGGTAGACATGCTCAAATcagaaatttatttcttgaagTCCTCGTGGCAAAATCTACTGGGAAGGCCTCTTATCGTATTAACTTTGAATCAAATGAATTTAGGtatttattccaaatttattttgtttgtgcCCCGGTTGAACGACTTAACACTTGTGTCGGCTTTTAATGTGAGGATACGTGCAGACCACGCTTTAAGTTGCATTTACCATCGCTAGAATAAATAGTAGTACATTGGATCACGAAATGTTTTACTTTTGTGTTACAACAATGATAATGGAGAAGTTATTATAAGTAAGAGTAAGCAAAATCTTTACCTTTAGATatgaaatatgttaataatgcTACACAGTGACGACGCGGGTACGCTGATAACGTACAAACGATTGGCGATTCGTCTATTACTACGTTAACTTTAGTAatgtatttcttataaatattaataccattaaattaatactgaCAGCGCAATGAAACTGCTCCACTATTATTGTTGTCTGTGACTTTGGCATTTTAGGATAAATAGCCATTGTCAcagattacattaaaatataatgtcgTATTCCACTATTCCATTGTTGTCATGACACCCGCATGAATGCCCCAGAACTTTGACTACGAGGAGTACTACATGACTCGCGACCCGGCGTTGCTCGCCAGCACGTTTACGGCGAACGTGGCTTTCCTCGGCATGAGTTGGAAACAAATGTTGGGAAGACCGACAATTACGTTACTTGCCACACAGTATTTATTAGGTACATTTAAGttgatgttatttttaatttatactgtTCTGTGTACAACGCATGGGCGTACTTTAAGTTACGATGAGATGGCATATACTAATGAAAAGTAGACCATGTAGCAAATCGTTTGGAAACTTAGTCGATggtcttaaaatttaaatttgttagttggaaatactttttatttctctTCTCTTGttacagatattaaaaaatgtgcaTGCATGTGTTGTAAATAACTAAAAGGCAAACGTTGCTTTCGGCCCTAGTCCCGTATTCAAACACCTCATTGTATACGGAGCTTTAAGTGATCGAATACATTGTGCTTTGTGACTAAAACTTTCGCTAACTCTCTCTAATGTCCTGTTGCTGAGAAATCAAATATCTTTAATGAAAATGTAAGCTTAATTTGACAAAAATTTCAGACCACGGTAAAATTCCAATGGCCATGATTACAACTATGAAGAAGTTGAAGTCCGGTTACATTAACGGTACGAGAGTGACTCTCGGTAACCTCGGGGACTTTTTAAGCACTTCGGCCATAACCAATTTGAGTTTTCTGGGAAGCCAGGAGGACGGCTATCCTGACAGTACGTGTGaaatttgtaaacatattacatgAACTTATGACATATACTTTACTCATTTCGCAGACTTATTTTATGTTCAAATTTTTCccccattttttatttatgaacatGAAATTTTGCCTAAAAACTACCCAAAGCTACTAAATGGATGTAAAtggaattttttatatgagtcattatttatagtttcttCGGTACCCATTCAATTGAAATAACGCCCTTTTCCTTTGTCTTAAGGTACATTTTGATATGTCGCACTTTACAGAACTGAATCCGCAAGTACAAAGCTACTTGGAGGAACATCTATTGAAGTCCTTCAGCAATAAGTTCAATTTCTTGTCGAAACCGACCGCACCGCGAGGTCGCACTCTGAGGAGACGGATGTCAGTCAGGGGCGCCATCAAGAAGACGAGGTCTATCAATGTCGATTGTGAGTAGTTTTTtaggcctagtggcttctcGTGGCCTAGTGTCAAGTGAAGGAAAGTatggtgaggaaaccggcttgccttagacccaaaaagtcgacggcgtgtggcAGGAGGCTGGTCACCCACTTGCCTCGCCTGTGagacagaatctgaggcccaggcctaaagaGATAGTAAaggttatcgttattattattgtaactttttaattacaaaagaaTAACTTTTTTTCAGCGGAGACTTTGGGAATGGAAGGAGAAAACGTCGGTCCGCAACAAGGAATTCTCGAACGGAAACCTTCGTGGCTGGAAGTGGATCCCATGTTCGGACGCAGCCCCTCACCGGAGGACCCCAAGAGGAGAGCCTTTTCCAAGTGAGAAGCTCTTTGATTTGGGAAAATGTAGAATGGCTGTACATGAAAAGTCatgatttgaattaattttcgtCCAACTTTTACTAATTATGTTTCGTGGGAAAATGCGTCACGCATATCTACATCAGCCAATTCGACCTGATTTGATCTTTTTAATTGCGATAACTGAGATGTCTCTATTTGCcccttaattaatttatgatttaaaacatggaattaaacaattaatattttaattgccaaagaatgttatctatattataaatcaattcaGGGGCACGTCCACCACCAGCTTAGCGGTGACTCCCACTATCGAGATCACCAAAGAGAGTTCTCCGTCGCCACCCAAAGACGAAGGTATCACTCTTTTTCTTACTTCCTTTGTTTCTGCTAATTTAAGTCAATTTTGACTAAACACCTACACTTTGCCATTTCAGCCACCAACAAGAGCGTGGTGGTGCGCAATCGCACGGCCTCCGAAAACCAGAACTTGATTTACGCGGAGCAGGAGACGGACGAGCTCATCGGCATGCTGCGGGAGACCGAGAGCTTGGACGAGCAAGGGGACATCCTTCAGTACCTTGTCGACACCCACGGCCTCGACTTCGGCACCGGTGAGTGCGCACGCGCAGCTTCGCCGACGTTATATTGATTCGGCCGATTgaacacatatatttatatcgaaGGGGTTCTCGAAAACGGCAAAAGCGTGACGGTGAAGGACCTCCTGAAGATCCTGTACGAGAAGGCCTGTTCGCAAAAGCTGTGGGGCCTGGTGCGGCACTCGGCGGGGATGTTGGGGAAGCGGGTGGAGGACCTGGCCAAGGCCGTCACCGATCTGCTGGTTCGGCAGAAGCAGATAACGGTGGGAATGCCTCCCAACAACGAGTACACCATCACCGCGCCGCTCCCCGAAAACGAACTGCGGCAGCTCATCCACTGCGTGAGTGGTTATTCATTAATCGTTAATCATTAAGCAAATGAAGTCCGTTTCACGCAGTCGTCGCGCCGAAGCGGCGATGGGCTTCGGAAGGTAGATTTTCTCTCAAACGCAAAAAAgaatggaaataaataattcgttCCCCATTTGGCCAGGCTTACGGCGACGACGAGAGCACGGCGATGCTGACGCAAGAGCTGCTCGTCTACTTGGCCATGTTCATTCGCACGGAGCCGCAGCTGTTCCTGGAGATGCTGCGGCTGAGGGTGGGGCTCATCATCCAGGTATCCCCTCGGACGCGGTGCGGCCCTTCAGGCTCCTCCGAGCCTCGGGCGCGACCGATACATTCGTTTATTTCGATTTAGGTG
Coding sequences within it:
- the LOC123715835 gene encoding probable phosphorylase b kinase regulatory subunit alpha isoform X2; the protein is MRTRSNSGVRLDYYQRIVHKLILDHQQPVTGLFPASPHNDHAWIRDNLYCILAVWGLSMAFKKIADQDEDRAKTYELEQSCVKLMRGLLMAMMQQKEKVEKFKSTQNPLDSLHAKYSSITGRNVVTDTEWGHLQIDAISLYLLVLAQMTASGLQIVFSLDEVAFIQNLVFYIESAYCTPDYGIWERGDKTNHGLPELNASSIGMAKAALEAMNELDLFGARGGPSSVIHVLADEAQKCQAVLQSMLPRESNSKELDSGLLSIISYPAFAVDDPYLIAKTRETIVTKLQGKYGCKRFLRDGHKTPREDPNRLYYEPWELRMFENIECEWPLFFCYLIMDYCFQGDKNNVSEYMQKLEMIMIRKDEGMKLVPELYSVPADKAHLEQSEPGSQERIPLGRCPFIWAQSLYILGKLLQEGFLAVGELDPLNRRLCSEKKPDVVVQIVILAEDNEIRDKLMEYDLHVQTINEVAPIEVQPARVLSHLYTYLGRNKKLGLSGRKSRDVGILSTSKLYSLNDRIFAFTPQNFDYEEYYMTRDPALLASTFTANVAFLGMSWKQMLGRPTITLLATQYLLDHGKIPMAMITTMKKLKSGYINGTRVTLGNLGDFLSTSAITNLSFLGSQEDGYPDKLNPQVQSYLEEHLLKSFSNKFNFLSKPTAPRGRTLRRRMSVRGAIKKTRSINVDSETLGMEGENVGPQQGILERKPSWLEVDPMFGRSPSPEDPKRRAFSKGTSTTSLAVTPTIEITKESSPSPPKDEATNKSVVVRNRTASENQNLIYAEQETDELIGMLRETESLDEQGDILQYLVDTHGLDFGTGVLENGKSVTVKDLLKILYEKACSQKLWGLVRHSAGMLGKRVEDLAKAVTDLLVRQKQITVGMPPNNEYTITAPLPENELRQLIHCAYGDDESTAMLTQELLVYLAMFIRTEPQLFLEMLRLRVGLIIQVMATELSRTLSCDGEEASEHLLNLSPFEMKNLLYHILSGKEFAINSANSVFGIPLKFRKQGRGNFSIVSNKSTRYGKKSQIVLEGQTIQGIEDAPAAEPDRQGQWLRRRRLDGALNRVPRDFYPRVWGVLEKCQGLVIQGKTLQPNLTQEMTPGELKFALAVETVLNSIPQPEYRQLVVEALMVLTLIVEYKTIDNLGGTITVEHLVHKANQIFLEDQMRCNGDATLCCAKPEWGGGGQVCGGAAGVCQLLYDSAPSGSYGTMTYLARSVASLLADRMPHDTPIECTVT
- the LOC123715835 gene encoding probable phosphorylase b kinase regulatory subunit alpha isoform X3 yields the protein MRTRSNSGVRLDYYQRIVHKLILDHQQPVTGLFPASPHNDHAWIRDNLYCILAVWGLSMAFKKIADQDEDRAKTYELEQSCVKLMRGLLMAMMQQKEKVEKFKSTQNPLDSLHAKYSSITGRNVVTDTEWGHLQIDAISLYLLVLAQMTASGLQIVFSLDEVAFIQNLVFYIESAYCTPDYGIWERGDKTNHGLPELNASSIGMAKAALEAMNELDLFGARGGPSSVIHVLADEAQKCQAVLQSMLPRESNSKELDSGLLSIISYPAFAVDDPYLIAKTRETIVTKLQGKYGCKRFLRDGHKTPREDPNRLYYEPWELRMFENIECEWPLFFCYLIMDYCFQGDKNNVSEYMQKLEMIMIRKDEGMKLVPELYSVPADKAHLEQSEPGSQERIPLGRCPFIWAQSLYILGKLLQEGFLAVGELDPLNRRLCSEKKPDVVVQIVILAEDNEIRDKLMEYDLHVQTINEVAPIEVQPARVLSHLYTYLGRNKKLGLSGRKSRDVGILSTSKLYSLNDRIFAFTPQNFDYEEYYMTRDPALLASTFTANVAFLGMSWKQMLGRPTITLLATQYLLDHGKIPMAMITTMKKLKSGYINGTRVTLGNLGDFLSTSAITNLSFLGSQEDGYPDKLNPQVQSYLEEHLLKSFSNKFNFLSKPTAPRGRTLRRRMSVRGAIKKTRSINVDSETLGMEGENVGPQQGILERKPSWLEVDPMFGRSPSPEDPKRRAFSKGTSTTSLAVTPTIEITKESSPSPPKDEATNKSVVVRNRTASENQNLIYAEQETDELIGMLRETESLDEQGDILQYLVDTHGLDFGTGVLENGKSVTVKDLLKILYEKACSQKLWGLVRHSAGMLGKRVEDLAKAVTDLLVRQKQITVGMPPNNEYTITAPLPENELRQLIHCAYGDDESTAMLTQELLVYLAMFIRTEPQLFLEMLRLRVGLIIQVMATELSRTLSCDGEEASEHLLNLSPFEMKNLLYHILSGKEFAINSGRGNFSIVSNKSTRYGKKSQIVLEGQTIQGIEDAPAAEPDRQGQWLRRRRLDGALNRVPRDFYPRVWGVLEKCQGLVIQGKTLQPNLTQEMTPGELKFALAVETVLNSIPQPEYRQLVVEALMVLTLIVEYKTIDNLGGTITVEHLVHKANQIFLEDQMRCNGDATLCCAKPEWGGGGQVCGGAAGVCQLLYDSAPSGSYGTMTYLARSVASLLADRMPHDTPIECTVT